The following coding sequences lie in one Thalassoglobus polymorphus genomic window:
- a CDS encoding prenyltransferase/squalene oxidase repeat-containing protein has protein sequence MSESRATGATAWSVLLVVLGLIFPHRLLAQDPADDAVEKSIARALEFIASQQTDHGSWRTESWGDSSAITSLAVMSYLAAGHVPGEGIYGERINRGVRWVVDQQQPDGMLISKKSSHGPMYNHGICALMLGEVAGMMDGADAMVVRRSLEDAIRLILESQALSKNNRHQGGWRYQTNSRDSDLSVTGWQVMALRAAKDIGCDVPAEAIDAAVQYVKNCSARENEGFSYQPGNAPTSTLTGIGITCLEVCGAHQTPEAIGGAKWLLEHPLHQRSSYFYYGVYYTGVGMFKMGGNIAKENHKHLAGLLLPLQDDDGGWTPIHGSERQAGRIYATAAAVLALTVEYRYLPIYQR, from the coding sequence ATGAGTGAGAGTCGAGCCACAGGCGCGACAGCTTGGTCGGTTTTGTTAGTGGTGCTCGGGCTGATATTCCCGCATAGGCTGCTCGCTCAGGACCCCGCTGATGATGCCGTCGAGAAATCAATCGCTCGGGCATTGGAATTCATCGCCAGCCAACAAACTGATCACGGTTCCTGGAGGACCGAATCCTGGGGCGATTCCTCAGCGATCACTTCTCTGGCAGTCATGTCTTACCTTGCTGCCGGTCATGTGCCCGGTGAAGGGATTTACGGTGAGCGAATCAATCGTGGTGTTCGCTGGGTTGTCGATCAACAACAACCGGACGGGATGTTGATCTCAAAGAAATCCAGCCACGGCCCGATGTACAATCATGGAATCTGCGCGTTAATGCTTGGTGAAGTTGCCGGCATGATGGATGGTGCCGATGCGATGGTTGTTCGACGTTCGCTGGAAGATGCAATTCGCCTGATTTTAGAGTCACAGGCACTCTCGAAAAACAATCGCCATCAAGGGGGATGGAGATACCAGACGAACAGCCGCGACAGTGATTTAAGTGTGACCGGCTGGCAGGTCATGGCGTTACGTGCTGCGAAGGATATCGGTTGTGATGTCCCTGCAGAGGCCATTGATGCAGCGGTTCAATATGTGAAAAACTGCTCCGCAAGGGAGAACGAGGGCTTCTCTTATCAGCCTGGAAATGCTCCGACATCAACATTGACCGGGATCGGTATCACCTGTCTGGAAGTCTGTGGAGCTCATCAAACTCCTGAAGCAATCGGGGGAGCAAAGTGGTTGCTTGAACATCCTCTTCACCAACGGTCCAGCTACTTTTACTACGGCGTTTACTATACTGGCGTTGGGATGTTTAAGATGGGTGGGAACATCGCTAAAGAAAATCATAAGCACCTGGCGGGGCTTCTTCTTCCACTTCAGGATGACGATGGAGGATGGACTCCAATTCATGGGAGCGAGCGTCAGGCGGGACGAATTTACGCCACTGCCGCAGCTGTTTTGGCGCTCACTGTGGAATACCGGTATCTCCCGATTTATCAGCGGTGA